The following are encoded together in the Octopus sinensis linkage group LG15, ASM634580v1, whole genome shotgun sequence genome:
- the LOC115219745 gene encoding 28S ribosomal protein S18b, mitochondrial, whose product MALSRTNCLRTTGLIRSVDLLSRISSPQNLLETNKLVQIPCLSFTVVKKKPISERKYKTPLKFLPKHPFMEPHIEHNPEEITKLLKEYKENEPVSSMPNPYTKPYKRCVLCQHDVKLDYKNVQLLSQFVSPFTGQLFNRSITGLCIPMQKKVSRLVKTSRRLGLMPFMFKDRRYVEDPKLFDPLRPKKYNS is encoded by the exons ATGGCGCTGTCCAGGACGAACTGTTTAAGGACGACGGGGTTAATTCGTTCTGTAGATTTATTAAGTCGTATTAGTTCTCCCCAGAATTTATTGGAGACTAATA aactGGTTCAGATACCATGTCTGTCTTTCACAGTAGTCAAAAAGAAGCCTATTTCAGAGCGGAAATATAAAACCCCATTAAAGTTTCTGCCCAAACACCCTTTCATGGAACCACATATAGAACATAACCCTGAAGAAATTACAAAacttttaaaagaatataaagagaatGAG ccTGTATCCTCAATGCCCAATCCTTACACAAAGCCATATAAGAGATGTGTTTTGTGTCAACATGATGTAAAACTAGACTACAAG AATGTGCAGTTATTAAGTCAGTTTGTTTCACCATTCACTGGCCAGCTGTTCAACCGATCAATAACTGGTCTTTGTATACCGATGCAAAAGAAAGTTTCCAGGCTTGTTAAAACTTCCAGAAGGCTTG gTTTAATGCCCTTTATGTTTAAAGATCGGCGCTATGTGGAAGATCCTAAACTCTTTGATCCACTTCGACCAAAGAAGTACAACTCTTAG